The following proteins are encoded in a genomic region of Pelodictyon phaeoclathratiforme BU-1:
- a CDS encoding ATP-binding protein, producing the protein MSDFLNTIITKPEGKTLEFRRDCASPTLLMKTLVAFANTAGGRLVIGVGEDRQIVGMKAPLDEEERLRSLITDGIAPHLIPNIELITIHDTTLLVVEVFVSALRPHWLKAEGHEQGVYVRIGRSNYQADTALVAELGRSAEGISFDEMPIPELSKDDLDLVAIQKFFAGDWKLDEQALVTIKLLTSYQRRLVPTKGAILLFGKERILHFSDAWVQCGRFTGTDKAVIFDHTDIYDHLPGAVESIMQFLYRHIKKERPIPLTILREAVINALMHADYSQRGAPIRIAFFDDRIEIENPGTLLPGMTLDTMRQGSSRIRNHVIARIFRELNLTERWGSGIRAIFNEATDYGLPEPQIMEIGMRVRMVIYFASPGQSTTTKAQDEQSHTLPKAQAQLLVEAQGELTRKAQDEWGGDRVIRAQVRGHVDHDIIALCSEAPLSSAEIAAALGHKQLSGNLRKALPRLREAGLLEYTIPGSHNSRMQKYRLTAKGEAVHAASSIPDNSTKVQVEEQVDISEKTQGHNLIRAQGMLFCEAQDNSPIEAQVRIRILAACSVQTLSSAEIAAALGHKQLSGNLRKALPDMREAGLIQYTIPEKPNSRLQKYRLTDKGRALLRAAQEQKS; encoded by the coding sequence ATGAGTGATTTTCTGAACACTATTATCACAAAACCTGAAGGAAAAACGTTGGAATTCAGGCGGGATTGCGCATCACCGACGCTTCTGATGAAAACGCTTGTGGCCTTTGCCAACACAGCAGGAGGGCGTTTAGTTATCGGTGTGGGAGAGGACAGGCAAATTGTTGGCATGAAAGCTCCACTTGATGAAGAAGAGAGGCTTCGCAGTCTGATAACCGACGGTATTGCACCTCATCTGATACCCAATATAGAGCTCATCACCATACACGACACAACGCTTTTGGTTGTTGAAGTGTTTGTAAGCGCATTACGTCCACACTGGCTCAAAGCAGAAGGTCATGAACAGGGCGTTTATGTCCGGATTGGCAGATCCAATTATCAGGCTGATACCGCTTTGGTCGCTGAACTTGGCCGGTCGGCAGAAGGAATCTCATTTGACGAAATGCCCATACCAGAACTGAGTAAAGATGATCTTGATTTAGTTGCGATACAAAAATTTTTTGCCGGTGACTGGAAATTAGATGAGCAGGCATTGGTTACGATCAAACTGCTCACATCGTACCAACGACGACTTGTACCCACCAAAGGAGCCATTCTGCTCTTCGGTAAAGAGCGCATACTCCATTTTTCCGATGCATGGGTGCAATGTGGACGATTCACAGGAACCGACAAAGCTGTTATTTTTGACCATACAGATATATACGATCACCTGCCCGGAGCGGTTGAGAGCATCATGCAGTTTTTATATCGGCATATAAAAAAAGAGAGACCAATACCACTCACCATTTTGCGTGAAGCTGTCATTAATGCACTGATGCACGCCGACTACTCCCAACGTGGCGCACCAATCAGGATCGCCTTTTTTGATGACCGTATCGAAATTGAAAATCCCGGAACACTTCTCCCAGGTATGACCCTTGATACCATGAGGCAAGGCTCATCGAGAATCCGCAATCATGTTATTGCCCGAATTTTCCGCGAGCTGAATCTTACTGAACGCTGGGGCAGCGGCATAAGAGCCATTTTCAACGAAGCGACAGATTATGGATTGCCTGAACCACAGATTATGGAGATCGGTATGCGAGTACGAATGGTTATCTACTTCGCATCACCAGGTCAGAGCACAACAACCAAAGCACAAGACGAGCAGAGTCACACATTACCAAAAGCACAAGCACAACTTCTTGTGGAGGCACAAGGTGAACTCACAAGAAAAGCACAAGATGAGTGGGGGGGTGACAGGGTAATAAGGGCACAAGTCAGAGGGCATGTCGATCATGATATTATTGCGCTGTGTTCGGAAGCGCCATTGTCATCAGCAGAGATTGCTGCGGCTCTTGGGCACAAGCAGTTGAGCGGAAATCTGCGCAAAGCTCTGCCTCGATTAAGGGAAGCAGGGCTACTGGAGTATACTATTCCTGGAAGCCATAACAGTCGTATGCAAAAATACCGGCTAACAGCAAAAGGGGAAGCCGTTCATGCAGCAAGCTCCATTCCTGACAATTCAACAAAAGTACAAGTAGAAGAACAAGTTGACATTAGTGAAAAAACGCAAGGGCACAACTTGATTCGGGCACAAGGTATGCTTTTTTGTGAAGCACAAGATAACTCTCCAATTGAGGCACAAGTGCGTATCCGAATTCTTGCTGCCTGTTCAGTACAGACTCTTTCCTCGGCAGAGATCGCTGCGGCTCTGGGGCACAAGCAGTTGAGCGGGAATCTGCGTAAAGCTCTGCCTGATATGAGAGAGGCCGGACTGATTCAGTACACCATTCCGGAAAAACCAAACAGTCGATTACAAAAATACCGTTTAACCGACAAAGGCAGGGCGTTACTTCGTGCAGCACAGGAGCAAAAATCATGA
- a CDS encoding YXWGXW repeat-containing protein → MKKQIWLAAGIAGMLLGSPAAQAEVNVRIGGDRPPSFVLDTRPNFINVPNLGFHVSAGGPQDIIRYNGRYYVNHNNRWYISSNFGGPWVIVREGRLPRQIRRHRWEDIRRYRDVEYRRHESRRNHYDHNRERDHNQYPNDGGRRN, encoded by the coding sequence ATGAAAAAACAGATCTGGCTGGCTGCAGGAATTGCAGGAATGCTTCTCGGAAGCCCCGCTGCTCAAGCTGAAGTCAATGTACGTATAGGAGGAGACAGGCCACCCTCTTTTGTTCTTGATACCCGTCCAAATTTTATCAATGTTCCGAATCTTGGTTTCCACGTTTCAGCAGGAGGGCCTCAGGATATCATCCGCTACAATGGTCGCTATTACGTTAACCATAATAATCGCTGGTACATCTCTTCCAATTTTGGCGGCCCATGGGTCATTGTCAGAGAGGGCAGACTTCCAAGACAGATAAGACGCCATCGTTGGGAGGATATCAGAAGATACCGTGATGTTGAGTATCGTCGGCACGAAAGCAGACGCAACCATTACGACCACAACAGGGAGCGTGACCACAACCAATACCCGAATGACGGCGGAAGAAGAAACTGA
- the recD gene encoding exodeoxyribonuclease V subunit alpha, translated as MSRVYQERAIDRHFAAFICHQATGRVSELFRLVVSLASSAVGQGSSCLNLQDIAEESIVIENKEFRLPRLDALMELLKSATVVSFPGGHFRPLVLDATGRLYLYRYWHYEQELQRTILRKAGAAFDNIDETILLDALERLFPSSGRRESDRQKDATVFALRRQFCVLSGAPGTGKTSTVVRILALLREQKWGMKQRIAMAAPTGKAAARLKTSISDIKRTLDCSDEVKSAIPDDVVTIHRLLGTISGSSRFRHSASNPLPFDTVIIDEASMVALPLMSLLVTALKADARLILLGDHNQLASVEAGSVFGDICSAGSDNNASPLSNSMVLLEKNYRFHPGSGIAEISRAVNEGLEREAVSLLKRSRSSGVTWQELPAPEELQHALANKAVEGFHSYLDAASPAEALERFDRFRILCALRDGPYGVSGLNRTVENILARKALISPASTFYRGRPLMITVNNYAMRLFNGDTGILFPDPENGGSLRAFFFAPDGEIRSIAPERLPQHETAFAITIHKSQGSEFDRLLMLLPPIDSEILTRELIYTGITRAKESVEIWANEEVFCAAVKKQTKRSSGLHF; from the coding sequence ATGAGTAGAGTGTATCAGGAACGGGCTATCGATCGCCATTTTGCAGCATTTATCTGCCACCAGGCGACTGGCAGGGTAAGTGAGCTGTTCCGTCTTGTTGTATCCCTTGCCAGTAGCGCTGTCGGGCAGGGGAGCAGTTGCCTGAACCTTCAGGATATTGCGGAAGAGAGCATTGTAATTGAGAACAAGGAGTTTCGTCTTCCCCGACTTGATGCTCTGATGGAGCTTTTGAAGAGCGCTACTGTCGTCAGTTTTCCCGGCGGCCACTTTCGTCCTTTGGTGCTTGATGCTACCGGTCGCCTCTATCTCTACCGTTACTGGCATTATGAACAGGAGCTCCAAAGAACGATTCTTCGAAAAGCAGGAGCCGCTTTTGACAATATTGATGAAACCATACTGCTTGACGCTCTTGAACGACTTTTTCCGTCAAGTGGCAGGCGGGAAAGTGACCGTCAGAAGGATGCGACTGTTTTTGCCCTGCGCAGGCAGTTCTGTGTTCTTTCCGGCGCACCGGGAACAGGTAAAACTTCGACGGTTGTTCGCATTCTTGCTCTGCTGCGTGAGCAGAAGTGGGGGATGAAGCAGCGGATCGCCATGGCGGCTCCAACAGGGAAGGCAGCGGCAAGGCTGAAAACATCCATCAGTGATATCAAACGCACTCTTGACTGTTCAGATGAGGTGAAATCAGCAATTCCTGACGATGTTGTCACGATTCATCGCCTTCTCGGAACCATTTCGGGTTCCTCCCGCTTTCGCCATTCGGCAAGCAATCCTCTTCCTTTTGATACCGTTATCATTGACGAAGCCTCAATGGTTGCTCTGCCACTGATGAGTCTGCTGGTAACAGCACTCAAAGCTGACGCACGTCTTATTCTTCTTGGTGATCACAATCAGCTCGCATCGGTTGAAGCTGGTTCGGTGTTTGGAGATATTTGCAGTGCAGGATCAGATAACAATGCCTCACCACTAAGCAATTCGATGGTTTTGCTTGAAAAAAACTATCGTTTTCATCCTGGCAGTGGTATTGCTGAAATCAGTCGGGCCGTCAATGAAGGGCTGGAAAGGGAAGCTGTAAGCCTTCTGAAAAGGAGTAGGTCAAGCGGTGTCACCTGGCAGGAGTTGCCTGCACCTGAAGAGCTGCAACATGCTCTGGCAAACAAAGCAGTCGAAGGCTTTCACAGCTACCTTGATGCTGCATCGCCCGCTGAGGCGCTGGAGCGGTTTGACCGTTTCAGAATACTCTGTGCCCTTCGCGACGGCCCCTATGGGGTAAGTGGACTTAATCGAACAGTCGAAAACATCCTCGCCCGTAAGGCTCTTATCAGTCCGGCCAGCACCTTCTATCGCGGCCGTCCATTGATGATTACGGTCAACAACTATGCAATGCGTCTCTTTAATGGCGACACAGGCATACTTTTCCCCGATCCTGAAAATGGAGGTTCCCTAAGAGCCTTTTTTTTCGCTCCAGATGGCGAAATCCGCAGCATCGCACCGGAGCGGCTGCCTCAGCATGAAACCGCATTTGCCATAACCATTCACAAAAGTCAGGGCTCGGAGTTTGATCGCCTGCTGATGCTTCTGCCACCGATTGACAGTGAAATCCTCACAAGAGAACTTATATACACTGGTATTACAAGGGCAAAAGAGAGCGTTGAAATCTGGGCGAATGAAGAGGTTTTCTGTGCTGCGGTAAAAAAACAAACAAAAAGGAGCTCTGGTTTACATTTCTGA
- the recB gene encoding exodeoxyribonuclease V subunit beta: MKPLNHAAVELSGINLIEASAGTGKTYAIASLYLRLLLEKELLPEQILVVTYTEAATQELRGRIRSRIREALEVMEGCDTSDIFLGELYETASLSGMKKVRDLLERALGAFDTASIFTIHGFCLRVLQDNAFESGSLYDTELVTDQTELLRGIVDDFWRVHFFGESAPLLGYALRNRLTPETFLSLLKNLHAGTGVEVIPDFSDEQITAIERECSAAYSDASSIWMGHKGSITELLTTEKGLSRSAKYYRADLLEPLFSGMDAFVEGGNAYDLFESFPKLTLEGILEGTKSKGVAPSHPFFLSCQRLQDAVERRLLALKAELLRFYQKNLPLRKRIGNIRFFDDLLEDLYHALLPEQGGDALAEIIRKKYCAALIDEFQDTDRQQYEIFRSIYATSGLPLFLIGDPKQAIYSFRGADIFAYIRAAREVGEERRFTLTENWRSSPLLLQAFNTLFNNTMRPFLHDEILYHPLASGKSEPERADGAGEDLEPMQLWLMDSSDEKSGMLTVDDAGAWASTAVAGEIVRILQDGQTLFSGRPCSAGDIAVIVRTHRQAALMLNALHNRGVAGVMRSNQSIFLSREAEEVRILLSALADPGNEPKVRAALVTDLLGRSGNDIERFHDDEASWIACLRQFRLYHELWHERGCMVMSRELMAKEEVRGRLLSYPDSSGERRLTNLLHCFELLHREEHERGTGMEGLVAWFSERTGAADETDEYQIRLETDDAAVKIVTIHVSKGLEYPVVFCPFLWGGGNRKGEVLMFHDDAGHLVKDFGSSGYESNRRLADKESLAESLRLLYVALTRAKYRCYLFSGKTRSENSPINYLLHASSATRVSENQASALAVESKTLTTGMMAEQLESLAESSEESIGFTLLTREAVDGMARLSRTDRESQHDALVLRHFSGTIDTTWRVSSFTSFSRHEPISTELPDRDEPQADGGVPSAIVAPAGHEKSIFTFPRGAQAGIFMHGIFEKLDFASPSETAIHELVAKGLERYNYKEEWQPHITAMIHNVLETPLASRDSLFTLGALCQKSWITELEFFFPLRFINSSHLAGLLLRHGLLRSGVDLASLAPMLQFSPVRGMLMGFMDMVFEQNGRYYLLDWKSNHLGNSEEDYAQDAMSVAMQKHLYPLQYLLYTVALNRYLSLRVKNYRYSTHFGGVIYVFLRGVNREHGENFGFFRDLPPEELIEALTNLLIDEDK, from the coding sequence ATGAAACCACTGAACCATGCAGCCGTAGAACTCTCCGGCATCAACCTGATCGAGGCCAGTGCCGGGACGGGGAAGACCTATGCTATTGCCTCGCTCTACCTTCGCCTGCTTCTGGAAAAAGAGCTTCTGCCGGAACAGATTCTTGTGGTAACGTATACCGAAGCGGCTACGCAGGAGCTTCGCGGCAGAATCCGCAGTCGTATCCGTGAGGCGCTCGAGGTGATGGAGGGTTGCGATACCAGCGACATATTCCTTGGTGAGCTATATGAAACGGCCTCTCTGAGTGGGATGAAAAAGGTGCGCGACCTCCTTGAACGGGCGCTCGGCGCTTTTGATACCGCTTCGATTTTCACCATTCACGGCTTCTGCCTTCGGGTGCTGCAGGATAACGCCTTCGAGAGCGGCTCACTCTATGATACTGAATTGGTGACTGATCAGACAGAGCTGCTTCGTGGTATTGTGGATGATTTCTGGAGAGTACATTTTTTCGGTGAGTCTGCGCCACTGCTCGGCTATGCCCTGCGTAACCGCCTCACTCCTGAAACCTTCCTGTCGCTGTTGAAGAACCTTCATGCCGGAACCGGGGTTGAGGTTATCCCTGATTTCAGTGATGAGCAGATAACGGCGATTGAGAGGGAGTGCTCGGCTGCTTACAGTGATGCCAGTTCAATTTGGATGGGGCATAAAGGCTCGATAACTGAACTTCTGACCACTGAGAAGGGTTTGAGCCGTTCAGCCAAATATTACCGCGCTGACCTGCTTGAACCGCTTTTTTCCGGGATGGATGCTTTTGTTGAAGGAGGCAATGCGTATGACCTGTTTGAGTCATTCCCGAAATTGACCCTTGAGGGTATTCTTGAAGGCACCAAAAGCAAAGGTGTGGCGCCCTCCCATCCCTTTTTCCTTTCCTGCCAACGGCTCCAGGATGCAGTGGAGAGGCGTCTTCTTGCCCTCAAGGCTGAACTGCTTCGCTTTTATCAGAAGAACCTGCCATTGCGCAAACGAATCGGAAATATCCGTTTTTTTGATGATCTCCTTGAGGATCTCTACCATGCGCTTTTGCCAGAGCAGGGCGGGGATGCACTTGCCGAGATTATCAGAAAAAAGTATTGCGCAGCACTTATTGATGAGTTTCAGGATACCGACCGCCAGCAGTATGAGATCTTCAGGAGCATCTATGCGACATCCGGGTTGCCGCTTTTTCTAATCGGCGATCCAAAACAGGCCATTTACAGTTTCCGTGGTGCGGATATCTTCGCCTACATAAGAGCAGCGCGTGAGGTAGGTGAGGAGCGGCGCTTTACCCTGACGGAGAACTGGCGCTCTTCTCCGCTGCTGCTTCAGGCGTTCAATACCTTGTTCAACAATACGATGAGGCCGTTTCTCCATGATGAAATTCTCTATCACCCGCTCGCTTCAGGGAAAAGCGAGCCGGAGAGGGCGGATGGAGCGGGGGAAGATCTTGAGCCGATGCAGCTCTGGCTGATGGATTCGAGTGATGAGAAGAGCGGCATGTTGACTGTGGATGATGCTGGCGCCTGGGCTTCAACGGCCGTTGCCGGTGAGATTGTCCGAATCCTGCAGGATGGTCAAACCCTTTTCAGCGGCAGGCCATGCAGTGCCGGAGATATTGCCGTTATTGTGCGCACGCACCGGCAGGCGGCTCTTATGCTCAACGCCTTGCATAACCGGGGCGTTGCCGGGGTCATGCGGAGCAATCAGAGTATCTTTTTGTCGAGAGAGGCTGAAGAGGTGCGCATCCTGCTCTCAGCCCTCGCTGATCCGGGCAACGAGCCAAAGGTACGTGCGGCGCTGGTGACCGATCTGCTTGGCAGGTCGGGCAACGATATTGAGAGGTTTCATGATGATGAAGCGTCATGGATAGCCTGTCTCAGGCAGTTCCGACTCTATCACGAGCTCTGGCATGAGCGGGGATGTATGGTGATGAGCCGGGAACTGATGGCAAAGGAGGAGGTGCGTGGACGTCTGCTCAGTTACCCTGACTCTTCGGGTGAGCGAAGGCTGACCAATCTGCTGCACTGTTTTGAATTGCTGCACCGTGAGGAGCATGAGCGGGGAACCGGTATGGAGGGACTTGTAGCTTGGTTCAGTGAACGGACAGGGGCTGCGGATGAGACGGACGAGTATCAAATCCGTCTTGAAACCGATGATGCTGCCGTAAAAATCGTTACCATTCACGTCAGCAAGGGACTGGAATATCCGGTTGTTTTCTGCCCCTTTCTCTGGGGAGGCGGAAACCGCAAAGGGGAGGTGCTGATGTTCCATGATGATGCGGGGCATCTGGTGAAGGATTTCGGCTCTTCCGGCTATGAGAGTAACCGGCGGCTTGCCGACAAGGAGTCGCTTGCCGAAAGCCTCAGACTGCTCTATGTGGCACTGACGAGGGCCAAGTATCGCTGCTATCTTTTCAGCGGTAAAACCCGTTCGGAGAACTCGCCGATCAACTATCTGCTCCATGCATCGAGTGCAACAAGAGTTTCGGAAAATCAGGCTTCGGCGCTTGCTGTTGAATCAAAAACCCTGACCACCGGGATGATGGCCGAGCAGTTGGAGTCGCTCGCCGAAAGTTCAGAAGAGTCAATCGGCTTCACGTTGTTGACGCGCGAAGCGGTTGACGGGATGGCCAGACTCTCCCGGACGGATAGGGAGTCACAGCATGATGCCCTTGTACTGCGCCACTTCAGCGGAACCATTGACACCACCTGGCGGGTTTCAAGCTTCACCTCGTTCAGCCGCCATGAACCGATAAGCACCGAGCTACCTGATCGCGATGAACCACAGGCTGATGGGGGAGTCCCCTCCGCAATCGTTGCTCCCGCCGGTCATGAAAAAAGCATCTTTACCTTTCCAAGGGGGGCTCAGGCCGGAATTTTTATGCACGGGATTTTTGAGAAGCTTGATTTTGCCTCTCCCTCCGAAACGGCTATCCATGAGCTTGTTGCAAAAGGGCTTGAACGCTATAACTATAAAGAGGAGTGGCAGCCGCATATCACAGCCATGATTCATAACGTTCTTGAGACGCCTCTTGCTTCGCGCGACAGCCTGTTTACTCTTGGCGCTCTCTGCCAGAAAAGCTGGATCACTGAGCTGGAATTTTTCTTTCCGCTCCGGTTTATCAATTCATCTCATCTTGCTGGCCTTCTGCTCCGTCATGGCCTTCTGCGGAGTGGAGTTGACCTTGCCTCGCTTGCACCCATGCTGCAGTTCAGCCCGGTCAGGGGGATGCTTATGGGCTTCATGGATATGGTTTTTGAGCAGAATGGCCGCTACTATCTGCTTGACTGGAAATCCAATCATCTTGGTAACAGCGAAGAGGATTACGCTCAGGATGCCATGAGTGTGGCTATGCAAAAACACCTCTACCCGCTGCAATACCTGTTGTATACCGTGGCTCTCAACCGCTACCTGTCGTTAAGGGTCAAAAACTACCGTTACAGCACCCATTTCGGGGGAGTAATTTATGTCTTTCTTCGGGGAGTGAACAGGGAGCACGGGGAAAACTTCGGCTTTTTCCGCGACCTTCCCCCTGAAGAGTTGATTGAAGCGCTGACAAATCTGCTGATAGATGAGGATAAATAA
- the recC gene encoding exodeoxyribonuclease V subunit gamma has translation MPLNLYTSNRMEVLVDTLAAALREPLASPFKQEVIVVQSRGMQRWLSMELASRFGVWANGHYPFPNAMVKELFGALFSEKPDTSSFAPEVMSWRIMRLLPELLDTEPFGTLRRYLADDPDGLKLFQLSEKIADTFDQYTLFRPEMLSHWEAGESQPAGEEWQPVLWRKLADGEGMHRGRMKELFCRQLSPLSPEVKEIPERITLFGISYLPKFHLDMLSAVARVTEVNLILLSPTREYWGDILARKAIVRLPEEERALRMEGNPLLASLGRIGRDFSDMIIDMSDSAFHQEERYDDPGEECLLHGLQSDILNLSGTGEEGEQRPLDPLDRSLRIHSCHSPLREIEVLYDNILAMLEESPGLTLRDIVVMTPDIESYSPYISTVFGAGGNGAGLHYSIADRRMMHEGEIASAVLKLLALPASRLAASELFDLLASPPVSRRFLVESDELDVIREWIEKTGIRWGMDEGDRTAKALPSYRENSWKAGLDRLLLGYAMPDENQLFNGILPYDDLAGSAAETLGKFAGFITSVEAFVNRMERPCTLEEWRSRFQALLADFILPSSVSEREFATIAALGEKLGEVAAAAEFTQEVTPAVMLSWLRAHLELQEQGLGFMTGGITFCAMLPMRSIPFRVVVLIGMNDSAFPRQSRAPGFDLIAREPQKGDRSLRNEDRYLFLESILSARDLLYISYIGQSIRDNSELPPSVLVSELLDAVRRGFSLPDGDSVEKQLVVRHPLQAFNRAYYSAGSPLFSYSAENFHALVEKERPAAPSRPFMSVPLDEPPEEWKTVSLKQLLRFYDNPAGFFLEQRLGIRLEGMVEPLEDREPFAVEGLALYSLKQELLEIVLGGGNTLELLPLYRSRGVLPPALHGELLFRKILDEVQQFAATVQEKTAGAGALAPLEVDLQLGGFRLTGQLVRVWPESLLHYRCAKLKMKDQMRGWIEHLVLNMADQPGYPRKTSLVMVDNEKQFAPVADAALYLEDLLKYYWQGLSMPLRFFPRSSLAFAAKEDLDAARREWRDDTFNNRPGEGSDPAIERCFGAADPFDDEFCSLAVELLRPMIQAAGEEAP, from the coding sequence ATGCCACTTAACCTTTACACCAGCAACCGGATGGAAGTTCTGGTTGATACCCTTGCCGCTGCTCTTCGCGAGCCGCTGGCTTCACCGTTCAAGCAGGAGGTGATTGTGGTACAGAGCCGGGGGATGCAGCGGTGGCTCTCCATGGAGCTGGCGTCGCGGTTCGGCGTCTGGGCTAACGGGCACTATCCCTTTCCGAATGCGATGGTGAAGGAGCTGTTCGGGGCGCTCTTTTCTGAAAAGCCTGACACTTCATCATTTGCTCCGGAGGTGATGAGCTGGAGGATCATGCGGCTTTTGCCTGAGCTGCTCGACACAGAGCCCTTCGGCACCTTGCGTCGCTATCTTGCTGATGATCCTGACGGGCTCAAGCTCTTTCAGTTGTCGGAAAAAATTGCTGATACCTTCGACCAGTACACGCTCTTCCGTCCGGAGATGCTCTCCCATTGGGAGGCGGGGGAGTCACAACCTGCCGGCGAAGAGTGGCAGCCGGTTCTCTGGCGGAAGCTTGCTGACGGGGAGGGAATGCATCGGGGAAGGATGAAGGAGCTTTTCTGCAGGCAGTTGAGCCCTCTGTCGCCAGAGGTGAAGGAGATTCCCGAGAGGATCACCCTTTTCGGCATCTCCTACCTGCCAAAGTTCCATCTCGATATGCTCTCGGCGGTTGCGAGGGTGACTGAGGTGAACCTCATTCTTCTGAGCCCGACTCGTGAGTACTGGGGCGATATTCTCGCCAGGAAGGCGATTGTCAGGCTGCCGGAGGAGGAGCGGGCCCTGCGCATGGAGGGGAATCCGCTTCTCGCTTCGCTTGGCAGGATCGGACGGGATTTTTCGGATATGATTATCGACATGAGCGACAGCGCTTTTCATCAGGAGGAGCGCTATGATGATCCGGGTGAGGAGTGCCTGCTTCACGGCCTGCAGTCCGATATTCTGAACCTTTCGGGTACCGGTGAGGAGGGGGAGCAGCGCCCGCTTGACCCGCTTGACCGGTCGCTCCGGATTCACTCCTGCCACAGTCCGCTTCGTGAAATCGAGGTGCTCTACGACAATATTCTTGCCATGCTTGAGGAGTCTCCCGGCCTGACTTTGCGCGATATTGTGGTGATGACGCCGGATATTGAGAGCTATTCGCCCTACATCTCCACCGTGTTCGGAGCAGGAGGGAATGGCGCCGGATTGCACTACTCCATTGCCGACCGGAGGATGATGCATGAGGGGGAGATTGCTTCGGCGGTGCTGAAACTGCTTGCTCTGCCTGCAAGCCGCCTTGCCGCATCCGAACTCTTTGACCTGCTTGCCTCTCCGCCCGTAAGCCGCCGTTTTTTGGTGGAGAGTGACGAACTTGACGTTATCCGTGAGTGGATTGAAAAAACCGGGATTCGGTGGGGGATGGATGAGGGCGACCGTACGGCGAAGGCTCTTCCTTCCTATCGCGAGAACTCATGGAAGGCAGGGCTTGACCGGCTCCTGCTCGGCTATGCCATGCCGGACGAGAATCAGCTTTTCAACGGCATTCTGCCCTACGATGATCTGGCTGGTTCTGCAGCCGAAACCCTCGGCAAGTTTGCCGGGTTCATCACGTCGGTTGAAGCGTTTGTCAACAGGATGGAACGGCCCTGCACCCTTGAGGAGTGGCGCAGCCGGTTTCAGGCGCTGCTGGCCGACTTTATTCTCCCTTCCAGCGTCTCCGAGCGGGAGTTTGCAACCATTGCCGCTCTTGGCGAAAAGCTTGGTGAGGTTGCCGCTGCGGCGGAGTTCACCCAGGAAGTGACGCCTGCGGTGATGCTCTCCTGGCTGAGGGCTCACCTTGAGCTGCAGGAGCAGGGGCTGGGCTTCATGACGGGTGGCATCACCTTTTGCGCCATGCTGCCCATGCGGAGCATTCCCTTCCGTGTTGTCGTTTTGATCGGCATGAACGACAGCGCCTTTCCCCGCCAGAGCCGCGCTCCGGGATTTGACCTCATTGCGCGTGAGCCGCAGAAGGGCGACCGCTCATTGCGTAATGAAGACCGTTACCTCTTTCTTGAGTCGATCCTTTCGGCCCGTGACCTGCTCTATATAAGCTATATCGGCCAGAGCATCAGGGATAACAGCGAGCTGCCGCCCTCGGTGCTGGTCAGTGAACTGCTCGATGCCGTTCGCCGGGGCTTTTCCCTGCCCGATGGAGATTCCGTCGAGAAGCAACTGGTGGTACGGCACCCTTTGCAGGCTTTTAACCGGGCCTATTACTCTGCAGGCTCTCCGCTTTTCAGCTATTCGGCTGAGAACTTTCATGCGCTGGTTGAAAAAGAGCGTCCTGCAGCTCCGTCACGCCCCTTTATGAGTGTTCCTCTTGATGAACCGCCTGAGGAGTGGAAAACCGTTTCGCTTAAACAGCTTCTGCGTTTTTACGATAACCCGGCGGGCTTTTTTCTGGAGCAGCGTCTTGGTATCAGGCTTGAAGGGATGGTGGAGCCGCTTGAGGATCGTGAACCCTTCGCAGTTGAGGGGCTCGCATTGTACAGTCTGAAGCAGGAGCTGCTTGAAATTGTGCTTGGAGGAGGGAATACACTCGAACTGCTCCCACTCTATCGGAGCCGGGGAGTGCTCCCGCCCGCCCTCCATGGTGAGCTGCTTTTCCGTAAAATTCTTGATGAGGTGCAGCAGTTTGCCGCAACCGTGCAGGAAAAAACCGCTGGCGCTGGCGCTCTGGCACCGCTTGAGGTCGATCTGCAGCTTGGCGGATTCCGCCTGACCGGTCAGCTTGTACGGGTGTGGCCAGAGAGCCTGTTGCACTACCGCTGCGCGAAACTGAAGATGAAGGATCAGATGCGAGGCTGGATTGAGCATCTCGTGCTCAATATGGCAGATCAGCCGGGTTATCCAAGAAAAACCTCTCTTGTCATGGTTGATAATGAAAAACAGTTTGCTCCGGTGGCTGATGCTGCCCTGTATCTGGAGGATCTTCTGAAGTATTACTGGCAGGGGCTCTCCATGCCGCTGCGCTTTTTCCCGCGTTCTTCACTGGCCTTTGCCGCAAAAGAGGATCTCGATGCCGCCCGCAGGGAGTGGCGTGACGACACCTTCAACAACCGCCCGGGCGAGGGCTCCGATCCGGCAATCGAGCGCTGCTTTGGCGCCGCAGATCCCTTTGACGATGAGTTCTGCTCCCTTGCCGTCGAGTTGCTCAGGCCGATGATTCAGGCTGCAGGGGAGGAGGCACCATGA